A single Argentina anserina chromosome 7, drPotAnse1.1, whole genome shotgun sequence DNA region contains:
- the LOC126803152 gene encoding uncharacterized protein LOC126803152, whose amino-acid sequence MVRIRKNLKFSPLLFCSQASAHDDLQPRVCKLNLSPWDVIVPSLLDSSHQFEAEEDLYVNTSLSHSIGVEESVASPMEIEYKPKPATGEVHGSVSTDGNGFRRCQRTNGKSWQCKKEANEGGSLCDHHQKLHSRRNVNYCNYTDKNNVSNSNTTSNGTAYSFPWKKAIVPEKELGGSTHRVRPKVVATKEAATLKNLYRSGFGPRWGRDRGISKHKMEAKVAAAENVGTTPTVSCTTTQFSNPESPPSHKIEIGDQLDYIEDDFDDDEEEDEGGECGRKRVRRQVKARSLKSLM is encoded by the exons ATGGTGAGGATCCGCAAGAACTTAAAGTTCTCTCCCCTCCTCTTCTGCTCGCAAGCTTCAGCTCACGACGACCTGCAGCCGCGCGTGTGCAAGCTCAACCTGTCTCCTTGGGATGTGATTGTTCCCTCACTCCTCGACTCCTCACACCAG TTTGAAGCTGAGGAGGACTTATACGTGAATACGAGCTTGAGTCATTCTATTGGAGTTGAGGAAAG CGTTGCGTCGCCTATGGAAATTGAATACAAGCCGAAACCAGCAACCGGGGAGGTCCATGGCAGTGTCTCTACCGACGGCAATGGGTTTCGGCGGTGTCAAAGAACCAACGGCAAGAGTTGGCAATGCAAGAAGGAAGCAAATGAAGGCGGGTCACTTTGTGATCACCACCAGAAACTCCATAGCCGTAGGAATGTGAATTATTGTAACTACACCGATAAGAACAACGTTAGCAACAGCAACACTACTAGCAATGGCACTGCCTACTCCTTCCCATGGAAGAAAGCCATCGTCCCAGAAAAGGAGCTTGGGGGGTCGACACATCGTGTGCGGCCCAAGGTGGTTGCGACGAAGGAGGCGGCAACATTGAAGAACCTGTATCGTTCGGGGTTTGGCCCGCGGTGGGGGAGAGACAGAGGCATTAGTAAACACAAGATGGAGGCTAAGGTTGCTGCTGCTGAAAATGTTGGTACTACTCCTACTGTATCTTGTACGACTACTCAGTTTAGCAATCCCGAATCACCTCCCTCacacaaaattgaaattgGGGATCAATTGGACTATATCGAGGACGATttcgatgatgatgaggaagaggaTGAGGGCGGAGAATGCGGCCGGAAGCGGGTGAGGAGGCAAGTGAAGGCTAGATCTTTGAAGTCGCTAATGTAG
- the LOC126803635 gene encoding uncharacterized protein LOC126803635, translated as MVRIRKNLQVSPLLYCSNAAAEDFQPHICHLNQSRWDVSPLPEREAEGDLDVNGSGTIGATKSVALPSQMDIDKVIMDVEEGEEVGDGSEIGFQKKRICQKNDGKKWNCRNEVKEEYSYCKHHLTLIRGYHNNSSNKTTSNAPKSSTVKKPRVAPVMAPEAKAKKGSSSKPDDFVYYSIFSPTYGNNRRKKAEEEVAKSITVEIGAATSSTNASTPEDAPPSPKADFENQFASMDVNEKKDDGSNSCGRKRRRKMKRPVKASSL; from the exons ATGGTGCGAATTCGTAAGAACCTTCAGGTCTCACCTCTGCTTTACTGCTCCAACGCAGCTGCGGAGGACTTCCAGCCACATATCTGCCACCTGAATCAGTCTCGGTGGGACGTCAGTCCCCTTCCTGAG CGGGAAGCTGAGGGTGATCTGGACGTGAACGGGAGTGGTACTATTGGGGCTACAAAAAG TGTTGCGTTGCCATCCCAGATGGATATTGACAAAGTGATTATGGACGTAGAAGAGGGTGAAGAGGTTGGTGACGGCAGTGAAATTGGGTTTCAGAAGAAAAGGATCTGTCAAAAGAACGATGGAAAAAAATGGAATTGTAGGAATGAAGTGAAGGAagagtactcatattgcaagCACCACCTGACTCTTATTAGGGGTTACCATAATAACAGCAGCAACAAAACTACTAGCAATGCTCCCAAGTCCTCGACTGTCAAGAAGCCCAGGGTGGCTCCCGTAATGGCTCCTGAGGCTAAGGCGAAAAAGGGTTCGTCCTCGAAGCCTGATGATTTTGTATACTACTCGATTTTTTCTCCAACGTACGGGAataatagaagaaaaaaagccGAGGAAGAGGTTGCAAAAAGTATTACTGTTGAAATTGGTGCTGCTACTTCCTCTACTAATGCATCGACTCCAGAAGACGCTCCTCCATCACCAAAAGCTGATTTTGAGAATCAGTTTGCTTCTATGGACGTAAATGAAAAAAAGGATGATGGGAGCAACTCATGCGGCCGAAAGAGAAGGAGGAAGATGAAAAGGCCTGTGAAGGCTAGTTCCTTATAG